A single genomic interval of Panulirus ornatus isolate Po-2019 chromosome 37, ASM3632096v1, whole genome shotgun sequence harbors:
- the LOC139760657 gene encoding uncharacterized protein: MKLIKAWCMLLILATKDVETVLVLRFQEDGVAIPDSVAVYEGELVRDREMHSLTLCARFQIFFLHTRAVFFQLHDTELNLENMLLGEVLVERVRFVMNNAWLYQLLKKELWAFRWHHLCFTYDHPKNLISTHLDGVLNNQMNFTLLSPVYGNWARLGQNFEARNSFSGDLAQVNVWDRVLTDEEIREFARCKTNPVGNYISWEAGWSLKVVSTYDLPLAEFCNQKVGKSYFWFPSVPKVTAHYLCEALGSHLPWADSIKDVHALQNVSRATYPDFDNCHANYWMSLTDIAEEGVWRSHDGQVVEKIFWAPYEPNGLRYENCAALSRYGVADISCEMQIRCAVCTFTKQQRFSLLGICEQELRNVYFVAYQRDIGGLIFIGYGKYHIKREEDQWTWTDVVGNFTIARMEENVPDYPMGRRWWRLEHPVCGQKPVGRRRLTLSPCPHGHFTCDDGTCVLIHQRCDLKYDCRDNSDEYDCQLIAFPQDYQRHLPPRLSGDEELSLPINLNVTMETISVKTIDMTMEIAYEIAMSWIDNRLEYLNLKANSSLNKLHNKTVRKLWIPQVNFINTDNIHRTHIDEDVVMFISRLDRNFLMDPAAPAEVEVYSGKANPLTIRRKYGTVYKCNFDLALYPFDDQQCEMHLRITSELKSFLVFDHENSSVEYKSSPFLVEYEVGWVRLTHDNTGTFSESRVLVPLKRRYGYAILTIYTPTLVLLVVSYTTLFFRTAIFDVRMMSALTVQLVIATLFSQVSASLPKTSYFKMVDIWLIFCIGITFLVIIFHAIVDTLAHQDEVTSSSSSIPKLWKVQPKEKFTPQLTKLDTQKRTRKMVLVTKIMVPFVFFVFNIGYWGYIFWH, translated from the exons ATGAAGTTGATAAAAGCATGGTGTATGCTGCTGATCCTGGCCACTA aggatgtggagacagtgttggtgttaCGATTCCAAGAGGATGGGGTGGCAATCCCGGACTCAGTGGCGGTGTACGAGGGCGAGCTGGTCCGTGACAGGGAGATGCACTCACTCACCCTCTGCGCCAGGTTCCAGATCTTCTTCCTCCACACTCGCGCAGTCTTCTTCCAACTGCACGACACCGAACTCAATCTGGAGAACATGTTGCTAGGAG aGGTGCTGGTGGAAAGGGTCAGGTTCGTCATGAACAATGCTTGGTTGTACCAGCTGTTGAAGAAAGAATTGTGGGCCTTCAG GTGGCACCACCTCTGCTTCACGTACGATCACCCGAAGAACCTGATCAGCACCCATCTGGACGGTGTTCTGAACAACCAGATGAACTTCACACTGCTGAGTCCTGTGTACGGCAACTGGGCCAGGCTCGGCCAGAACTTCGAGGCCAGGAACAGTTTCAGCGGTGACTTGGCGCAG GTGAACGTGTGGGACCGGGTGCTAACGGACGAGGAGATCCGGGAGTTCGCGCGGTGCAAGACTAACCCTGTCGGTAACTACATCTCGTGGGAGGCGGGCTGGTCGCTGAAGGTCGTCTCCACCTACGACCTGCCCCTAGCTGAGTTCTGTAATCAGAAAGTCGGCAAGTCGTACTTCTGGTTCCCGTCGGTGCCTAAGGTGACGGCCCACTACCTATGCGAGGCTCTTGGTTCCCACCTGCCTTGGGCTGACAGCATCAAGGACGTGCATGCTCTCCAGAACGTGTCTCGCGCCACCTACCCCGACTTCGACAACTGCCACGCCAACTACTGGATGTCGCTTACCGATATCGCCGAGGAGGGCGTGTGGAGATCGCACGATGGCCAAGTTGTCGAGAAAATCTTCTGGGCTCCGTATGAACCCAACGGTCTGCGTTATGAGAACTGCGCTGCGCTGAGTCGTTACGGCGTTGCCGACATCAGCTGCGAGATGCAGATCCGCTGCGCAGTTTGTACATTTACGAAGCAACAGAGGTTTTCCCTCCTTGGTATATGTGAACAAGAGCTACGGAACGTGTACTTCGTGGCCTACCAAAGGGACATCGGTGGACTTATATTTATTGGGTACGGTAAGTATCACATTAAGAGGGAAGAGGACCAGTGGACTTGGACGGACGTGGTGGGGAACTTCACCATCGCTCGGATGGAAGAGAACGTCCCGGACTATCCAATGGGACGTCGGTGGTGGCGTCTAGAGCACCCGGTGTGTGGCCAGAAGCCGGTCGGGCGTCGGAGGCTGACGCTATCTCCGTGTCCTCACGGGCACTTCACGTGCGACGACGGCACTTGCGTCCTGATCCACCAACGGTGCGACCTCAAGTACGACTGTCGGGATAACAGCGACGAGTACGACTGCCAGCTGATTGCCTTCCCCCAGGACTACCAGCGCCACCTGCCACCGAGGCTGAGCGGGGACGAGGAACTTAGTCTTCCCATCAATCTGAACGTGACCATGGAGACCATATCCGTGAAGACGATCGACATGACGATGGAAATAGCGTATGAAATCGCCATGAGCTGGATCGACAACAGACTCGAATACCTGAACCTGAAAGCGAACAGCAGCCTGAACAAACTTCACAACAAGACGGTGAGGAAGCTCTGGATCCCCCAAGTCAACTTCATCAACACGGACAACATCCACCGCACCCACATCGACGAGGACGTTGTCATGTTTATTAGCCGGCTGGACAGAAACTTCCTCATGGACCCAGCCGCTCCTGCAGAAG TTGAGGTGTACAGCGGGAAGGCGAACCCCCTGACCATCAGGAGGAAGTACGGCACAGTGTACAAGTGCAACTTCGACCTGGCGCTGTACCCGTTCGACGACCAGCAGTGCGAGATGCACCTCAGGATCACCTCCGAGCTCAAGTCATTCCTCGTGTTCGACCATGAGAACTCTTCAGTGGAGTACAAGTCCAGCCCCTTCCTGGTGGAGTATGAG GTCGGCTGGGTGAGGCTAACTCACGACAACACTGGAACGTTCAGCGAGTCTCGGGTGCTGGTGCCTCTCAAGCGACGCTACGGGTACGCCATCTTGACCATCTACACCCCgaccctcgtcctcctcgtcgtcAGCTACACCACCCTCTTCTTCAGGACGGCCATCTTCGATGTCAGGATGATGTCGGCCCTCACCGTGCAGCTGGTGATCGCCACGCTCTTCTCACAG GTGTCGGCATCGTTGCCCAAGACCTCCTACTTCAAGATGGTAGACATCTGGCTCATCTTCTGCATCGGCATCACCTTCCTGGTGATCATATTCCACGCCATAGTGGACACCTTGGCCCACCAGGACGAGGtcaccagttcctcctcctcgaTCCCGAAGCTGTGGAAAGTCCAGCCGAAGGAGAAGTTTACACCCCAACTCACCAAGCTGGACACCcagaagaggacgaggaagatGGTGCTCGTCACTAAGATAATGGTGCCtttcgtcttcttcgtcttcaacATCGGTTACTGGGGCTACATCTTCTGGCATTAA